One part of the Paraglaciecola sp. L3A3 genome encodes these proteins:
- a CDS encoding nucleotidyltransferase family protein: protein MHNTVRQRLDVFIYASSTDLVETKWPNGKLVQFFNSLPQMPSAERLAALIYKHANQRGHLQLCSAKTLIWLKQYTFAVIVDVEEKKAVLRELANTLTDEYPVMMLLKGMAFNDRWYTSEAPRGTSDIDFLIAPNDKNQFEKLFSRQSSKIISKSDKAFDGLFEQTWQSNYKTRVYFDIHWHLSYPGLFHFDQEGIAKRSIQHPLYKHPKLRVMSNEDQLVNLAIHLMRDCDFYDYGLLDCHELICNQNMDLERVIKIAKQWRAKTCLFYLLWLCELHLNTPITKESLSQIKPNSVKHILCKSIIKQWLVKPTKIKTNGHRLKQFFVVFLFSDSVFAAIRLYYLYALKYISSKVK from the coding sequence ATGCATAATACTGTTAGGCAGCGTTTAGATGTATTTATTTATGCTTCTTCAACTGATTTAGTTGAAACCAAGTGGCCTAATGGCAAGCTTGTACAGTTTTTTAATTCATTGCCCCAAATGCCTAGTGCTGAAAGACTTGCTGCGCTGATTTATAAGCATGCAAATCAACGCGGTCATTTACAGCTTTGCTCAGCTAAAACACTCATTTGGTTAAAGCAATATACCTTTGCTGTGATTGTAGATGTAGAAGAAAAAAAGGCTGTATTACGCGAACTAGCTAATACGTTAACCGACGAATACCCCGTTATGATGTTATTGAAGGGCATGGCTTTTAACGATAGGTGGTATACAAGTGAAGCACCTAGGGGAACTTCTGATATTGATTTTTTAATTGCCCCTAATGATAAAAATCAGTTTGAAAAGTTATTTAGCCGTCAATCAAGTAAGATTATATCTAAGTCTGATAAGGCATTTGATGGCCTGTTTGAACAAACTTGGCAGTCAAATTATAAGACTAGAGTATATTTTGATATTCACTGGCATTTATCTTATCCAGGGCTATTTCATTTCGATCAAGAGGGTATAGCCAAACGCAGTATTCAACATCCTTTGTACAAACATCCAAAGTTAAGAGTTATGTCAAACGAAGATCAACTCGTTAATTTGGCAATTCACTTAATGAGAGATTGTGACTTTTATGATTATGGTTTGCTAGATTGCCATGAGCTAATTTGCAATCAAAATATGGATTTGGAACGGGTAATTAAGATAGCAAAGCAATGGCGAGCTAAAACTTGTTTATTTTATTTATTGTGGCTCTGTGAGCTTCACTTAAACACGCCAATAACAAAAGAAAGTTTATCTCAAATCAAACCTAATTCGGTAAAGCATATACTGTGTAAATCGATCATTAAACAATGGCTTGTTAAGCCAACTAAAATCAAAACTAATGGACATAGGTTAAAACAATTTTTTGTTGTGTTTTTGTTTTCCGACTCTGTGTTTGCTGCTATTAGGCTATATTATCTATACGCTTTAAAATATATATCTAGTAAAGTTAAATAA